Within Coffea arabica cultivar ET-39 chromosome 4e, Coffea Arabica ET-39 HiFi, whole genome shotgun sequence, the genomic segment GTTTTGAGAAACTGTTAAATGAATTAAAACTTGGCAAACAAAAAGCGAAAACCTAGaggtaaatttcaaaaatatgtAGCAAATGTATTGGCAAAGTTTAGATATCAGACTAACCAATAGCTAAAATTGCGAAGTAACTCAGCCAATTATAAAGGGCAAAATCAAAAGCTTAAAAAAGTTAAATTGTATGACACTTATTTTCTTTAATAGTATATAACTACTATTAGAAAAGTGTGCCATTTGGATTTGGAGGAGAAATTTGCACCAATTTGTTAAAACCAATTGGCcagtattttatttttttcttcaaatatagtccaatagtttttttttaggaATTGTTTAGTTAATATCGCGAAACATTGAGAATATAATAGTAATTTTGCCACACGTTATGTCATTGATGGGTCCTAATTCTCTGTAAAGAGAGCTAGTGAGATTTTCAGATGTTGAAGGGAGATAAGTGAAATTGTCGGAAATCTCATGACATCGAAATTGTCCCCTTATGTTATACTAGTGGTTGAGAAAAATTTGGAATTACGTTATGCTGATTATCTTGCCAAGTTGGGATTGAAACCGGATTTTAGTTTGACTGTGTTTACGCCACCTCCGGTTACGCAATCTCCGGACTCTCGCCAGAGGCTTATATTCCAAGGTTACTTTCCAGTTGTCACAAGAAAGACCACTAATCCATTCTAcgttcaataaaattaaaatttgaaactgaATTCTAAAATTTGAAGgttaaattcattaaattattgaattgttaagtattaaatataatacatttgagtacatatcacattcagtgataaatgaatagtttatcacttaatttggGCGTAAGTTTTgactagaaaattcagtgtcacttaattaattcagatatttaattttttgttatcaaacggtttgaatatattaagatctgaatccattaaatttaagtactgaACTGAATTATCAAACAGGATCTAAGTATCGCATGTCCAATGCAAATTTAGTTATATGCAAGAAACTATGTTTTCAGACTAAGACCAGGTATCGATTCGGCCGAGTTCAGGGGTCAATGAGTTCGATCGGATTCAATCGGAGGTCGAATCGAATGAcgtcataaatatatattaatgataaataattaaaataacatATAAAATCCCCTTTAAATTGGTGGTTTAcaactttatatacatatctaaTGAGTTTAGATTTAGTCCAAAAGGACTGCACTTAAAGAATTTAAAAGTTATAGGTAAAATTgtagtttaaaaaaatataatgggTTGATTTTATACTTATTAAAATAATATGGGGTCAAATtgatattattaaaaaaattttgaaactaccaaaCCTAATGGAATGTAAGCCACCACCCCTTGTTCctttgcttttcacttttcttagtttcttcttcttcctcccatTCACGCAACTCCTCTTATCCTTTATGCTCTTCATTTCTCCTCCCATTCACTTCACCgtaactcttttctttttctttatccCTCAAAAATCAAACACACATGAAAACTCTATTATTCTTTGTTATCTTCCTTTTTCCCTCCTCTCTGTTCTCTTCCCTTCTTTACtctattctttatttttcctcccatttgatTTCAAATATTTCAAGAACTAATTCACAGGAAATCGGGCTTAGAAAATTTAGGGAATTAATTTTTTCTCTTCATCTGGCTAGTTACTTTGTTTCTTTTAGAGTTGGTCAAAGATTAAAGCATggaaaaaagtaaagaaaaaaccaaaattaactcaAGATCTTGTTCAAGGCTGGCATCAAGTATTGTATCAGATATTTGATCACAAATCTTGTCTAGAGGGCCCTTATTTACAGATTTAGAGGTGAATAAGAAGGCATCTATTCTCTAAACCTTGAAAAAAGACAAGCCTAACAGCAAAGGTAAATAAGGAGAGATTtggttggaaattttttatccaCACTCCAGATGCTTGCAAGGAAGGAGTACAATCGGAATGGAGAAATAAAGAAAACCGAGTTCTTTCCGATTTTAGTGGTTTTCGGTCAAATTTGAGTTTTGACCGGATTCGACCGATTTTTTGATTGACGGTATATTAAAGAGACTTGGACCGAATTCTTagccaatttctggttcaaccGATCAGACTGATTGGTCCGATCCGAGTCTAAAAACACTTGCGAGAAACTGAAGACATAGGAAAGGTGAAAACTTCCATTCCATCCgtcaaaagaaaataagtactttatCTCCTTCCAATTCCAAATAACAGGAGTAACTCGTAGACTTTAACAAGAACAGGACACTAGCgcacaaacaaataaaaacttTAAATACTTGGAATGATAAATATTTGTTTAAATTCTTGAAGCAGATTTATCATCAATCCTGGCATTGGGATCACTGATTATGGACTCTGGCTGTACTATCAGCGGTTGCGAGTGAAAGAAGCTCGTCTGGGATCATAGCCATTTCGTCCTCCACCACGTTAGCCCATGCTTCAATTCCATCACCACAACTTGAATCCAGGAAAATTACACAATTCTTCATAGGGGGAACTTTAGTGCCCACCCAAATAGGCTTGCCCCACCCATAGTCCACTTCATATACCGGAAATCTGCACCAACTGGTAAACTTACAAATTATCATTGGCTGCTTAGCAAGTCGTTCCTTTATATTATTCTCAAAGGTATTCAAATAAGGCACTCCACTTTGAACATGCTTGATATACTCACCATTGATTTTTCTGATTGCGGTCCTCAAGAGCCCTACTAGATCATAACAATATTTTTTATCATGATCATCTTGATCAGACATTGTTAATAAAGCTGTTGTGGCAATTGCCAAGTTGCCAAAGACTAATCGGTCACCAGGCAAGCTCATTTTCGGTCTTAAGTTCACGCCATGGTACGCGAGAAAATTTGTTTTGTGATCAACCTTAGCCTGGGTGATGCTGCTTAAATTCTTCCACATAAAAGCTGAAACTGCTTCAATCCGAGTTGGATCCTTTACTGAACTTCCCGAGGCTGAGGAGGAAGCAAGTTGTTTGAGTGCATCTAACTTTTCCTTGTCGAACACAAACCTTTTGGTGACTAGACTTTCTTTCTCTTCCAGTGACATGAAATCATGAGTAGTTAAGGGAATGTTTGCTGGAGGAAAAAGACGCCCTGCTAATTCAAAATCAGGTTGCACAACTTCATCAGCTTGGCTGCGACATGTGGCAGCCCATGCATTCATGAATGTCACAAAGGACATAGCATCAGCTAACTTGTGTGAGATGCATACCCCAACAGCCATTCCTCCGCATTCAAAGAAACTGATTTGGATACCTAACATCAAGTTATTCTTGCTAGAAGCATAAAAAGGTTCAAAGGGGAGATATTGGTTCGGTTCCTCTACGGTAGTGCTCTGGATTAATGCTTGTGAGAGGTGAGCATGAACTCGAGATTCGACAAATAGTGCTCCGGAGTCATTACAATCAACAGAAAGATTTTGATTGGTCCTTCCAGCTAATGGGTAGAATTTTGTTAGGACCTCAGACAAGGACTGTTTTAGATGTTGGCATCTTTTGGCTTGGTCGATATTGTTTGGGCATGAGGACCTGTTTTGATAGAAGAAGATAAGAGGAACATAAATGGAGGGCATAAGTTGATCTAGCAAGGACAGTTTTAGGTCTCTACAGGCATGGGGTGTTGGAGATGATGGTTTGATCAACTCCTCTGATACCACCTCCATGTTTCCTACCATCTTGCTTGTTGCTATTATTTCTTATGAGATTCTTGAGCCCTCACGTTCCAGCCACTTggatatatatacacatatatatatgtatggtATCAAACAACCATTTGCGGCAGCGACCAAGTTACTTTCGTCTTGGTTTCCATTATTATAGTAACATGTCTAATCAATGTGCGTGAGAATATTATTTAGATGCTTAAAAAATAGAAGGAAACATGATGGGAATTGTCCGACTGATTAACTTGGTCTTAATTAGAAGGATCATTATGCAcgacttctttcttttttgtcaaCCATTTAAAGTTTGAAGAACATTTTAGCTAAAATATTTGAAATCAAGTTCATGCGTCCCTAAGATTCTAAACTTGACATTGGGTGTATCCTCCATTGGTTAATTCAGCAGGTAGAGTGCTTAGTTATAAGTACGAGGAAAAAGTCTCGCCTCTTGAGCTAACACTTGCGGTAGGGAGTCCAATAGCTTGATTGACTTACGAACCTAGCTAGTTTTGATCCTATTTGCTATAAACTTGGACTAAATCTAATGGGGTTAATAATCTGAGGTTTTCAATTTTGAAATCAAATTTATGGATGAAAACTATAAGTTACTGCACAATTTTTAGTTGTCTTAATCACTGTGAATTATCAGTGTCTTAATCCCTTATGTCTATAATATAGGGGATAAAGAAAGACATTAACCCGTCATTTGGTACGCGGAAATGCCCATAATGAAAAGGTCTTTCCGCCTAGAATGCATTTCCATCAAGAATGAtgaggaaaatttttttattattccagGGTTTGGTAGACAAGTCAGAATAGAATGTTTATTAAGTTTCCATTGTTtggtataattaatatttagaTGTCAGAATAGAATTTACCAAATATAAATTTGACTTATAGCCCAAAATTAGTTTATAGGACGTAATATGTCTTATTActctttgttttatttattctaTAAtagtattttgatatttttactTCAAAAATAAATGAAGATCGATATCCAAATTCTTTAATTGTAATACTTAATTCATTCTAATATATAGATTTTCaagttaaaattttgaatttattagCAATAGAATTAGTaatgtaaaatataaattacatGAAGTCAAacaattataatttatttttaatctaTGTTCAAGTTTGATaagattaaaaaaattcttGCACATTTGTTCAAAAGTCAAAGAAAAAGGTATCTTAAAACATTtgtttcctaaaatacaattgaaaaattattttaaatacaagaaaaattaattattatgaATAATTACATTCAAATATTAATTGAGCTCACAAATAACCTAAGATATCATAATGCCATATAAAGATTTATAAGGATAAATTTGACATCCTACTATTGAGACATTCTAGGATAAAGGTGAAAAGGCTTTCCCTAAGGTTTTTGGATGAATGAGATTTCAGCAAAAAGTTGGAATGAGTTCTTTAGAGTAAAAGACCTTTTTCCATTTAAATGAACAATATCAAAGGCTGGACTAGAATGGACAACTTGAAAAGGTCTTTCCTGTACGTGCACCAATTCTTAGCCTCTACACTAGAAAAAACATTTGCTTCATAAAAATTCATGGGAGAACCACCCCTACAAAGAAATAATGTTTTAGGACCAACAACCGTATATATGTCCCAATTCAGATtgtaatcacacacttaattcACATTCCATGATCCATCACATGATTTACTTGCATTTTAACGACAATATAACCTACCTTCCACATTAAAGAACTAATTTTAGTGTGGAAAAGGTCAATACTTAACATCCCCTTGTAGCTATATTTTCATTCTCCT encodes:
- the LOC113738905 gene encoding stemmadenine O-acetyltransferase-like, with amino-acid sequence MEVVSEELIKPSSPTPHACRDLKLSLLDQLMPSIYVPLIFFYQNRSSCPNNIDQAKRCQHLKQSLSEVLTKFYPLAGRTNQNLSVDCNDSGALFVESRVHAHLSQALIQSTTVEEPNQYLPFEPFYASSKNNLMLGIQISFFECGGMAVGVCISHKLADAMSFVTFMNAWAATCRSQADEVVQPDFELAGRLFPPANIPLTTHDFMSLEEKESLVTKRFVFDKEKLDALKQLASSSASGSSVKDPTRIEAVSAFMWKNLSSITQAKVDHKTNFLAYHGVNLRPKMSLPGDRLVFGNLAIATTALLTMSDQDDHDKKYCYDLVGLLRTAIRKINGEYIKHVQSGVPYLNTFENNIKERLAKQPMIICKFTSWCRFPVYEVDYGWGKPIWVGTKVPPMKNCVIFLDSSCGDGIEAWANVVEDEMAMIPDELLSLATADSTARVHNQ